In Oreochromis niloticus isolate F11D_XX linkage group LG18, O_niloticus_UMD_NMBU, whole genome shotgun sequence, one genomic interval encodes:
- the atpsckmt gene encoding protein N-lysine methyltransferase FAM173B, which yields MSQEELLLDSGQPNEDNRDRKGRSRIGLVVTGVVGGSLVALYAVAAPFVAPALRKVCLPFVPATTTQVENVLKALRARSGTLVDIGSGDGRIVIAAAKHGFRASGFELNPWLVWYSRYRAWREGVYRSTSFHISDLWKVSFAQYSNVVIFGVPQMMEKLELKLASELPSTAKVVACRFPFPTWIPESTAGEGIDTVWVYDAKTFKSHL from the exons ATGTCACAAGAGGAGCTCCTGCTGGACTCGGGACAGCCTAATGAGGATAACAGGGACAGAAAGGGCAGGAGCCGCATTGGGCTCGTCGTAACAGGGGTAGTGGGAGGGTCGCTGGTTGCTCTGTACGCGGTGGCTGCTCCGTTCGTGGCCCCTGCCCTGAGGAAAGTCTGCCTCCCGTTTGTCCCGGCCACCACGACTCAGGTGGAAAACGTCCTCAAGGCGTTAAGGGCAAGGTCGGGAACCCTGGTGGACATAGGGAGCGGAGATGGAAGGATA GTGATTGCAGCAGCCAAACATGGTTTTCGTGCGTCAGGGTTTGAGCTGAACCCCTGGTTGGTGTGGTATTCTCGCTACAGGGCCTGGAGGGAGGGAGTCTACCGCTCCACCTCATTCCACATCTCAGACTTGTGGAAG GTCAGCTTTGCTCAGTACTCcaatgttgtcatttttggaGTCCCTCAGATG ATGGAGAAGCTTGAGCTGAAATTGGCAAGCGAGCTGCCTAGCACAGCCAAGGTGGTGGCCTGTCGCTTCCCCTTCCCTACGTGGATTCCTGAAAGCACCGCAGGGGAGGGCATAGACACTGTATGGGTGTACGATGCAAAGACATTTAAATCACACCTGTAA